In a single window of the Desulfocurvibacter africanus subsp. africanus DSM 2603 genome:
- the gcvH gene encoding glycine cleavage system protein GcvH, with product MIPKELLYSQSHEWARIEGGEAVVGITHFAQEQLGDLTFVELPAVGANVEAGKEMGSVESVKAASELYAPVSGKVVAVNEELAASPELVNQDPYGKGWMIRIELSSQPQGLLDADAYAQVAVGH from the coding sequence ATGATTCCCAAGGAACTGCTTTACAGCCAAAGCCATGAATGGGCTCGCATCGAGGGCGGAGAAGCCGTCGTTGGCATCACCCACTTCGCCCAAGAGCAACTGGGCGACCTGACCTTCGTGGAACTGCCCGCCGTGGGCGCCAACGTGGAGGCCGGCAAGGAGATGGGCTCGGTGGAATCGGTCAAGGCCGCCAGCGAGCTGTACGCTCCTGTTTCCGGCAAAGTCGTGGCCGTGAACGAAGAATTGGCCGCGTCCCCGGAGCTCGTCAACCAGGACCCGTACGGGAAAGGCTGGATGATCCGCATCGAGCTTTCGAGCCAGCCCCAAGGCCTGCTCGACGCTGACGCATACGCCCAGGTCGCCGTAGGCCACTAG
- a CDS encoding class I SAM-dependent methyltransferase yields the protein MFFSLAKRQRTGSVTMTQQAVARERLHIDVCGRTWAIERLGDLEALWANLGHGEFGQDERIPYWSELWPASMLLCGWLEENRQAISGKVCLDLGCGLGLTAIVAASFGARVLGMDYEPEALRYARENAVINDVSQPLWTAMDWRAPALKPGSIDFMWGGDIIYERRFFEPLRELFAYALAPQGRIWLGEPQRSVSLPAWQWLADNGWNVRKIVTRPVPTEGYTVTVNLWELSKADCL from the coding sequence GTGTTTTTCTCCCTGGCCAAACGCCAACGAACCGGTTCGGTGACCATGACTCAACAAGCCGTCGCCCGCGAACGGCTGCACATCGACGTGTGTGGCAGGACCTGGGCCATTGAGCGCCTGGGCGATCTTGAAGCCCTGTGGGCAAACCTCGGTCATGGCGAGTTCGGCCAGGACGAGCGCATTCCCTATTGGAGCGAGCTGTGGCCAGCCAGCATGCTGCTTTGCGGATGGCTGGAGGAGAATCGCCAAGCCATCAGCGGCAAGGTCTGCCTGGACCTTGGCTGCGGCCTGGGGCTCACGGCCATTGTGGCCGCTTCCTTCGGCGCGCGGGTCCTGGGCATGGATTATGAGCCGGAAGCCCTGCGCTACGCCCGCGAAAACGCGGTCATCAACGACGTGAGCCAGCCTCTGTGGACGGCCATGGATTGGCGCGCCCCGGCGCTCAAGCCGGGCAGCATCGACTTCATGTGGGGCGGAGACATTATATACGAAAGACGCTTTTTCGAGCCCCTGCGTGAACTGTTCGCCTATGCCCTGGCTCCGCAAGGCCGCATCTGGCTCGGCGAGCCGCAGCGCAGCGTGTCCCTGCCGGCTTGGCAGTGGTTGGCCGACAACGGCTGGAACGTGCGCAAGATCGTCACTCGACCGGTGCCGACCGAGGGCTATACCGTTACAGTTAATCTGTGGGAGCTGTCCAAGGCAGATTGCTTATAA
- the nikR gene encoding nickel-responsive transcriptional regulator NikR produces MGKTIRFGVSLDSDLLDQFDALIEEHKYENRSEAIRDLIRNKLVEKEWEDTDSPLAGTLSLVFDHHQSDLAQKLTEIQHDYHDLILSTLHVHLDHHNCLEVLVLRGPGNKIRDLSLLLISTKGVKHGKLGLTTTGQGLS; encoded by the coding sequence ATGGGCAAGACAATCCGCTTCGGCGTATCCCTTGATTCCGATTTGTTGGACCAGTTTGATGCGCTCATCGAGGAACACAAATACGAAAATCGTTCCGAGGCCATTCGCGACCTGATCCGCAACAAGCTGGTGGAGAAGGAGTGGGAGGACACGGACAGTCCCCTGGCCGGCACCTTGTCCCTGGTTTTCGATCACCACCAGAGCGATCTGGCCCAGAAGCTCACCGAGATCCAGCACGACTACCACGACCTCATCCTGTCCACCCTGCACGTGCATCTGGATCACCACAACTGTCTGGAAGTGCTCGTGCTGCGTGGTCCGGGCAACAAGATCCGCGACCTGTCACTGCTGCTCATCTCCACCAAGGGCGTCAAGCACGGCAAGCTCGGCCTGACCACCACGGGCCAGGGGTTATCCTGA